atttgaatttgaagaCATTTCTTTAATCTTATAATgttaatttgaaagaaaatgttAACTTCCAAATACCATGTGCATTTCAGTCGTTTTGAGCCCCCAATCAACATCTATTGTGGTCACtttattttcatcatttaatacATTTCCTCACAAAGGAAATAACCAACCAAACATTGTGTTACTCTCCACCATTTAATATGGCGTATGGTATCCCGACCATATTTTTGATAACCCGACCAGACTATTAATGATAGGGGTCCGTTTTTACTCTATCAGATTTGCCATTACAGACAAGGGGGCCCACATTATTTTGAAGCGATATGATCGAGATACCAAAAATTTTGGTTGGGATACACCATCCGTTTAATATCCATCTACTCACTAAAGAAATAACCAAAGTATCAAAAGTTGTGTTTACTTTACTCTCTATTACATAATACCCACCTAACTATAAAGAAAAGAACTGAAGTACCTGACACTATGCTCATTTTACCCTCCACTATTTAATATCCACCTACtcacaaaaaaaataaccgAAGTATTAAACATTGTGTCACATACTTTATCATTTAATATCCACTTACTCACAAAGGAAATAACCAAAGTACCAAACACAATGTTTAGTACTTCAGTTATtttttttctgaataacttGATATTAAATAGTGAAAAGTAAGTAAATAAAGTGTTTcgtattttgattatttatttttataagtttaggTGATTATTAAATGATTAAGAGTAAAGTTAACACCTTGTATGATTAGTTATTTTCTTTGTGAGTAGATGGTTATTAAATGGTGTAGATCAAAATGAACACAATATTTGGTTGGTTTATTATGTCCTTTATGAATGGGTAGATTTATATTGTGTTTAACTCATGCTTCtatggtttttatttttctcaacattttgtaaatattgtttttaacatatcttataaatttttttaacttgaaTTTTATGACTTTACTAATAGATGCAGTGACCTTTTAGTATACTAGAAGGGTGTTCACACGTGTGTGAGATGCCATAATGGTAATACAAGTTGTTTAGGTGTGTGTATACGAGAGATAGAGAAAGAGAGGGATATATACAAACGACCgtgaaatattatttattagGGTTGTTTATGGATAGTTTGGAAATATTGAAAAAGTtctgaattttttaaaatagcaaaaccaatttgttttataaaggattatagATAGACTGTCTTTTGGACCGGTCAAAAGTCTTCTCAAGTCTTTTGTATAAAATCATTTCAGTTTatctaaataaaataagattaatttatgatttatttactCATATTTAAATTCAACTAAATAAACTGGACAAAAGTGTTTTGGGTCAAGATAACATGCCTTGACCAGCATGAAATACTAGCCACTTTGGTCTATTTAAGGCGCTTTTAGTTCATAGAGTGTTTTtgtaaggaatgaaatttgtcAAAGAAATTAGATTTGGAAGGaataaaatttgatgaaatgttttttgttttcttaaaattcaaGAGAAAAAGGAATGACATTCCATCCAATAGCACTCAACGAAATAGCTTTACAAGCGGCATTGCCCTTCTTCACTCACGCGATATTGTTGGATCGGGATTTCGCCCCTTGTCCAAAATTCCCGACTGCTGCCCCCCACGGGATTCGGGCTGTGTCTCAGTCCCAGTGTGGCTGATCATCCGAAAAGTAACCCCGAGAAATGGatattccatcaaatgatgaaattcCATCTCATCTTTTGACAACCAAATgtactaaggaatgaaattcaattccaattctatCAGATTTCATTAGAATCTGTGAACCATACGCGCCCTTAGTGTTTTCTAAATCCTTAGATACTTGATGTTAAAGGAGATGCAGGTTCAGTAGATGATGATAGCAGTGTCTTTTGTGAATCAGAGACTAAGAATGAGTTTTTATACAAGTTGATGGTATTCCAAGAAGTTGACCAGTTTATATATTCATCGAACAGGTCAGGACACTACTTACCTCGTTACATATATTGAGCAAGGCTTTGGTGTTTGATGTAATTGAATGATGCTTTTGGAAACACGTCCACTACCACCAACTGTAGATTACTTTTAAGTATTCGGCAAACTTACATTCCCAAATCCGTAACCTCGTCTTGACTTCAAGACATAAACGAGGTTTTTCCAGCCCAAGCTTTGTGCCGGATCAATTGAACAATAACTTTGTAAAGCTTAAGATTTGAAATGAAAACGTATATAAAGATGTTTAAGGGTACTAGAAATGTGGGGTGAAGATAGGATAAACCAACAAGGTTTGAAACTATAATAAAGCAATGGAAGTTAATTCATTGAGACATTGAATTTTATAAGAATCCTATCATCTGTTGAGAGTAATCCAAAACAACGAAACTCTAAGGTGATACAGTGGTAAAGTTTCCCGAAGATCTTAAATGAGACGCGAGTTCAATACCTCTTTGAGAAAACATTTTGGAATGGCTAGGAAAGAGTCGGAAAACAACCACAGAAATACCACTATACCAGTTAGGCTGGACTCTCATTAAACAATGATGCATCTTCGGTCTTCCTATAAgtaatcctatatatatatattttatataatcctAATACTCGTGACAGGTTGCTTCACTCGGTCACTCTGCCTTTGATAATTGCTTATGAGTTTCAAATAGTCCAAATTCCAAATCACTGAAACAAGATAAAAGGCAAGTTCCACTTTACACTCACTCACACTGCTCAGGCCCACAAGAATCAGCACCCATATCTTGATGGTCAAAAGCAGGCAGCCCACATACATCAGTTCGTTCAATTTAATTTGGTCTGCTCGGTTTTGATAATCAATTATTAGTTATAGTGGAGtagtataataaaatgatagacAATCATGAGACCAATATCAGGACTTTAACTCAAAAAGACTTTTGAAATAACCAGAGTTTTCCATCTACGTTAGTTGTCTTCACATTTGTTAGATATTTGACAATGTCAATATATCAATCTTTGATGTTAAAACCTATTTCGAAATTCCGCATGAAGGAAATATGAGGTAACAAAAAGTCAAACCAAACCATCAATTATGTGATTAATCAGCAAATCTGATTTGATTAGTTAAGTTATGTCTTGGTTAGATAAGTAGTTGGTTCGTCCTTAGTTGCAAGTTTGTTACTATATATGTTAGTATGGCATATTCGCAAAAACAAATACTTGATATTAAGTCTTTCAAATCAAATTTCGGCAACAGATACAAGGAATGCAATTTCAAATCAAAATGAAACATAGACAATAACAAACTCACCACTCACAATCCTTGCACAGCCTTGGCCATGCCATAGGCGGCTGCAGATGCTATGGCTCCAATCAGTGCTGTTTGCAGGGCGCTCCAAACTGGTTTATTACCAGTAAAGTAACCTTTTGCAAACCCAAAGATCAGCAAGGCTAATATGGTCAAGATAACAGAGGCCACCACCGCTTTTCCAGCAACTGGGATAAACATGTAAGGGAAAAGGGGGACCAACCCACCCAATACATAAGCGATTGCTATCGTTAGTGCGCTTTGAAGTGCTCTTCTTGGATCTGGCTTATCAAGTCCAAGTTCAAATCTGGAAAACAAGTAAAGGGACTGTCATAACGATTGGGAACCACAAACACAATATCTACAAGCTCATATTTTGAGCATCCTAATTTTAGTGCAAATTAATTATCTTGTTGCGAAAAGAACATTACAATTCTAAAGGGAAAAAGGTCTCAATTCtagaattaatttttttattactcgtataacatCTACTCAAACCACGCCGGTTATGATTAGCTATAATGtgtacatatttttcttgaaaaaggaatgtttattgaaaaatgcaattACCTATTTTTCCATTAATCTCAAAATGATATACTGCATAGTTAAAATTTAGAATAAGTATCACACATACATTTAGCAGcaattattacatatatatcactAAGAACGTTTGTGATTTATGATTATAATTAGAAGTTGGCAAAACAGAAGGATTGAATAGCTGAGCAGAACGAGTTCAAGTCGGAACATATAACCTTCCTTAAAGGTCCTACACTCCCTAACCATAATGTCCATAGCTTTCTACTAATTAGCATATCATATACCTAAAAAACATTGTTACAAAGATGACCTATGCTTTATGAATCAAAAATAAACTTTGGGttgttttttttgaaaggtcGTCATTCCTCTTGGGCGTAGCCAAACGCACTAGAAAGTGCCGTATGTGAAAGGCGGTAGTAACTTAGGGTACTTATCAACCCTTTTATTGAAGGTAGGATTTTACTTGACCCATTAAATTTGCATCATAATCTAAATCGATGCATTCTAACAGGTGAAAATTGGTACCTATACGGTCTCCACCCACAACAGATTATTACTCGTAAAAGCCAAAACATTGAGGATCTACTTTTGGAAGTTAGTGCGGTCACCTCATTCAAAGCCAAAAAATTTACTAATTAAAGTAATAAAGCAACATGGATAGAAGCCTTAGATCTGCTTTTGCAATATCCCAATATTCCCtattataaattgataataactttttttgtcTCGAATACACGTGATCTATTATTGAATTCCTAATGTGTCAAAATTTCATATAGAAGAAACCAACTTTTGATCAATATTAAACACCAAGGACATTAAACAACTTAGCTAATCAAGTAtcgtttataaatattttaattgaatGGCAGGTTGGTCTATTTTGAAAGATGCCACCCGcataaattttttctttaaaaaatagaGACAAAACATTCTTCGAAAAGACATATAAAAAGACAAAGTTTAGCATTTGGATATCTAATTTACACCGATTACTTTAGAAAACTAAGTCATATTAAGATTCCATTTGTCTTAAATAAGAAATTACCGAGGTTAAAGGCAGTAAAACTTACTTCATCATGAAATCAAGCCATGCTTTTGGGTTCTTCCTTAGAGCATTTACTACAGGGCCATACTCATGTGGCTCCACACCGTACTCTGCCAGTATCTCGGCTACTTCAGCCGCCTCTGCATTTTGTACGTCGAATGAAACCGCCAACAATCAATATCTCTCtatcacatatacatctaaATTCTAAAtgtaattataacttataaattaaCCTGTATCAGGTATTGTATCGATTTCTTCTTGCTCTCTTCTTAACTCCCTATAATAATGATCAGACTCACTTTTAGCTGCCAAATACCTGTGAAACACATCTAATTCAGCAATCGAGGATAaccaaactgaaaaaaaaaagagtacacACACTTGACCTTTAAGTCGAACATGATGCTTTCGGATTCCAAAATACGTATACATTTTTATGGTAACTGATCAAAGCTAGATAACTTAATTACACCAAAACACGAGAACTTCAAACGAAAATGTCAAGTGCTAATATCATCATCACACATACATTGATACATATCAAAtattcagaatcaaaaacagtAATTTTGAACCTAAAATTCAAATCACATAACCTTAAAGAGTTGAGTCCTAACAAGCAACAAGTACAATGAACCaactttttttgaaaatgaacgTTGACTTCAAGTCAAACTAGCTGTGTCTTAAACTCAAAATTATCCACATATTTGAACTACGAAATTACAACTAAATAATCACAACTAAATAATGTAAAATGTAATAGTttcattaaaagtccatatagAAAACAGAATGTCAAACACTATAAGTTTGACCTAAAAAGTCAAATTCCGTAACACTCTCATTCTACTACTACAATTCTTTCAATTTGAATTCTAACTAACAGAACCTTAAGAGTTAAAACTATAGATTACAAATTATAATCACTATTTCAGTAGCTTTGacctaaaaaaagtcaaaaatatatacaattaatgactataaatatattacgagtattaactaaacctaaaaaataattaatcaaatataaggtttatatatatatatatacccg
The sequence above is drawn from the Erigeron canadensis isolate Cc75 chromosome 4, C_canadensis_v1, whole genome shotgun sequence genome and encodes:
- the LOC122596340 gene encoding vacuolar iron transporter 1, whose amino-acid sequence is MAVSVGESEKYLLNRHKEHHFTAGEIVRDIIIGVSDGLTVPFALAAGLSGANASSSIILTAGIAEVAAGAISMGLGGYLAAKSESDHYYRELRREQEEIDTIPDTEAAEVAEILAEYGVEPHEYGPVVNALRKNPKAWLDFMMKFELGLDKPDPRRALQSALTIAIAYVLGGLVPLFPYMFIPVAGKAVVASVILTILALLIFGFAKGYFTGNKPVWSALQTALIGAIASAAAYGMAKAVQGL